A single Arcobacter sp. FWKO B DNA region contains:
- a CDS encoding divergent polysaccharide deacetylase family protein, with translation MAKIKPKKTAKISSRKNTKSKKFKNPLFVRNMLIFIIILLVTAIISFVSYIYLSTQETKKEVTVVQKVEKKPEIKQVEEFRDLDKEYEILDKQIEEIKQKLDNEEKKPEIKQELKPEKKEVEEKHLAIPEEYPDVKQVVQESIVKKQVLKKGEKPKLAIVIDDVVYASQVKALKSVGYPINMSFLPPTADHPHSAQIAQNLTNYMIHLPLQAMNFAKEEENTLHVGDSISKIEQRIIELKKLYPKAKYINNHTGSKFTSDDESMDKLMFVLKKHNLIFLDSKTTANTKAPKYARIHKVPFLSRDIFLDNVQEFSYIQSQLRQAIAVAKQRGYAVAIGHPYSSTIDVLRSSIELLRDIDVVYIDAIPLQ, from the coding sequence ATGGCTAAAATAAAACCAAAAAAAACTGCAAAAATATCATCAAGAAAAAATACAAAATCAAAAAAATTTAAAAACCCTTTATTTGTAAGAAATATGCTAATATTTATTATCATATTATTAGTAACAGCTATTATTTCATTTGTGAGTTATATTTATTTATCAACACAAGAAACAAAAAAAGAGGTAACGGTAGTACAAAAGGTTGAAAAGAAACCTGAAATTAAACAAGTTGAAGAGTTCAGAGATTTAGATAAAGAATATGAAATATTAGATAAACAAATAGAAGAAATAAAACAAAAACTAGATAATGAAGAGAAAAAACCAGAAATTAAACAAGAGTTAAAACCTGAAAAAAAAGAGGTTGAAGAAAAACACTTAGCAATACCAGAAGAATATCCAGATGTTAAACAAGTAGTTCAAGAATCAATTGTTAAAAAACAAGTGCTTAAAAAGGGTGAAAAACCAAAACTTGCTATTGTTATTGATGATGTTGTGTATGCTTCTCAGGTAAAGGCATTGAAAAGTGTAGGATATCCTATAAATATGTCATTTTTGCCACCTACGGCTGATCATCCTCATTCTGCGCAAATTGCACAAAATTTAACAAATTATATGATACACCTTCCATTACAAGCTATGAATTTTGCTAAAGAGGAAGAAAATACACTTCATGTTGGTGATAGTATTAGTAAAATAGAACAAAGGATTATAGAACTAAAAAAACTTTATCCTAAGGCAAAATATATAAATAATCATACAGGTAGCAAATTTACAAGTGATGATGAGTCTATGGATAAATTAATGTTTGTATTGAAAAAACACAATCTTATATTCTTAGATAGTAAAACTACAGCAAATACAAAAGCTCCAAAATATGCTAGAATTCATAAAGTGCCATTTTTATCAAGGGATATTTTTTTAGACAATGTACAAGAATTTAGCTATATACAATCACAGTTAAGACAAGCTATTGCTGTAGCTAAACAAAGAGGATATGCTGTTGCTATTGGACATCCATATAGCTCTACAATAGATGTACTGCGTTCATCAATAGAACTTTTAAGAGATATTGATGTAGTGTATATTGATGCAATACCACTGCAATGA
- a CDS encoding DNA-processing protein DprA: MISKTYINQLQKELYYIGNLELLQRTKVSVVGTRKPIKYTQIKTSEIVSKLAQRDVVIVSGAAMGVDAIAHSSAKTNNTIAVVANGLDIRYPSVNKKLIEQIEKDGLMLSPFEAGHQARAYNFVQRNELVVGLGDVLIVTQADLNSGSMRSVEFALKMDKKIYVLPHRLEDSEGTNYLLKNNLASAIYNIDEFVSIFGNSTFVEIKDEFLEFCKKNPTYDEAVEKFGSKVFEYELLGKIEVKNGLISHSN, encoded by the coding sequence ATGATATCAAAAACTTATATTAATCAACTTCAAAAAGAGTTATATTATATAGGTAATCTAGAATTATTACAACGCACAAAAGTTTCTGTTGTTGGAACACGAAAACCGATAAAATACACCCAAATTAAAACAAGTGAAATAGTATCAAAGTTAGCTCAAAGAGATGTTGTTATTGTTAGTGGTGCAGCTATGGGAGTAGATGCTATTGCTCATAGCAGTGCAAAAACAAATAACACTATTGCAGTAGTAGCAAATGGACTTGATATAAGGTATCCAAGTGTTAACAAAAAGTTAATAGAACAAATAGAAAAAGATGGACTAATGCTTTCACCTTTTGAAGCTGGACATCAAGCAAGAGCTTATAATTTTGTACAAAGAAATGAGCTTGTAGTAGGTTTAGGTGATGTTCTTATTGTAACCCAAGCAGATTTAAATAGTGGAAGTATGAGAAGTGTAGAGTTTGCACTTAAAATGGATAAAAAAATTTATGTTTTGCCACATAGGTTAGAAGATAGTGAAGGTACAAACTATCTCCTAAAAAATAATCTTGCTAGTGCAATATATAATATAGATGAATTTGTATCTATATTTGGTAATAGTACTTTTGTAGAAATAAAAGATGAGTTTTTAGAGTTCTGCAAAAAAAATCCTACTTATGATGAAGCTGTTGAGAAATTTGGCTCAAAAGTTTTTGAATATGAACTATTGGGAAAAATTGAAGTAAAAAATGGTTTAATAAGTCATTCTAACTAA
- a CDS encoding ion transporter, whose translation MYDKIKNIVDSKKFQNFIIALIVFNGITMGMETSKDIMSSAIGIFINISTILVISIFVVEIAMRIYVYRGTFFKDPWSLFDFFVVAISLIPASAGFEVLRILRVLRLFRLVTAVPQMRKIVMALVSVVPGMLSIAAILSIFFYVFAIMSTHLFGESFPEWFGTLGASLYTLFQVMTLESWSMGIVRPIMEVYPSAWVFFIIFIFVATFVMINLIVAVIVDAMGQLKKDEEAHIIDEIHQTSEISNKELIELKNELTQIKKLLQK comes from the coding sequence ATGTATGACAAAATAAAAAATATTGTAGATAGTAAAAAATTCCAGAATTTTATTATTGCACTTATAGTCTTTAATGGTATTACTATGGGTATGGAGACATCAAAAGATATTATGTCTTCAGCAATTGGGATATTTATAAATATTTCAACTATTTTAGTTATATCAATATTTGTAGTTGAAATAGCTATGAGAATATATGTTTATAGGGGAACATTTTTTAAAGATCCTTGGAGTTTATTTGATTTCTTTGTTGTTGCGATTTCACTAATCCCAGCAAGTGCTGGATTTGAGGTTTTAAGAATATTAAGGGTTTTAAGATTATTCAGGCTTGTTACTGCTGTACCACAAATGAGAAAGATTGTAATGGCACTTGTTAGCGTAGTACCTGGCATGCTTTCTATTGCTGCAATTTTAAGTATATTCTTTTATGTATTTGCTATTATGTCAACACATCTTTTTGGTGAAAGTTTTCCAGAATGGTTTGGGACTTTAGGTGCATCATTGTATACACTTTTTCAGGTTATGACGCTTGAGTCTTGGTCTATGGGAATAGTAAGACCAATTATGGAAGTATATCCAAGTGCGTGGGTATTTTTTATAATATTTATTTTTGTTGCTACATTTGTAATGATCAATCTAATTGTAGCTGTAATTGTAGATGCTATGGGACAACTTAAAAAAGATGAAGAAGCTCATATTATTGATGAAATACATCAAACAAGTGAAATATCAAATAAAGAGTTAATTGAACTTAAAAATGAACTTACACAGATTAAAAAATTACTTCAAAAATAG
- a CDS encoding N-acetylmuramoyl-L-alanine amidase family protein, with the protein MKFSKILFLCLFSFTLVFATNYEQLTQKFNQAKIDYLRAVVNGNSNDEVSNLKIIIETGKQISIDTKRYEDALNSIYAKQKQIVSTPPPQTQKTTLEESPNIQQQANLTNLTNPKPKTTPIDPKFSINAVENNGNDIIIRFNHDITLDDISFSQERGRGTHRDIFDIKGNFKDAQSTVIKIDGIDRVIVNQQAPSVLRVSIVNSYDPNTIYIVNQRTIVLRTFPKTPQTPKETAISSSPAIQKTEFLRARTIVIDPGHGGKDPGAVIGNNHEKTAVLAVGRYLAEHLRTRGYKVLLTRDNDKYLTLKERTEFANHNHADIFISIHANAVDKQNAANARGVETYFLSPARSERAKRLAALENKDEMQSLDLSSQNALLTILNQSRITSSNKLAIDIQKYMLHEARKSHKDTVDGGVREGPFYVLVGAQMPSVLVEIGYITHPIEGKRIFETNYQKQLAKGIANGIDSYFLNNP; encoded by the coding sequence TTGAAGTTTTCTAAAATTTTATTTTTGTGCTTATTCTCGTTTACACTAGTTTTTGCTACAAACTATGAACAACTGACTCAAAAATTCAATCAAGCAAAAATTGATTATTTAAGAGCGGTTGTAAATGGTAATTCTAATGATGAAGTATCAAATTTAAAAATAATTATTGAAACTGGTAAACAAATTTCTATCGATACCAAACGATATGAAGATGCACTTAACTCAATCTATGCAAAACAAAAACAAATCGTATCAACACCACCACCTCAAACACAAAAAACAACTTTAGAAGAATCACCTAATATTCAACAACAAGCAAATTTAACTAACCTAACAAACCCTAAACCAAAAACTACACCAATTGATCCTAAATTTTCTATAAATGCTGTTGAAAATAATGGAAATGACATTATTATAAGATTTAACCATGATATAACACTAGATGATATATCTTTTTCTCAAGAAAGAGGTAGAGGTACACATAGAGATATATTTGATATAAAAGGAAATTTTAAAGATGCTCAATCAACTGTTATTAAAATAGATGGTATTGATAGAGTTATTGTAAATCAACAAGCTCCTTCTGTATTAAGAGTATCGATTGTTAATAGTTATGACCCTAATACAATATATATTGTTAATCAAAGAACTATAGTGCTAAGAACTTTTCCAAAAACACCACAAACCCCAAAAGAAACCGCTATTAGCTCAAGCCCTGCAATCCAAAAAACTGAATTTTTAAGGGCAAGAACAATAGTGATAGATCCTGGTCATGGTGGAAAAGACCCAGGTGCTGTTATAGGGAATAACCATGAAAAAACTGCAGTACTAGCAGTTGGAAGATATTTAGCAGAACATTTAAGAACAAGGGGCTATAAGGTACTTCTTACTAGAGATAATGATAAATATCTAACGCTAAAAGAAAGAACAGAGTTTGCAAATCATAATCACGCTGATATATTCATATCAATTCATGCTAATGCAGTAGATAAACAAAATGCTGCTAATGCAAGAGGTGTTGAAACATATTTTTTATCACCTGCAAGAAGTGAAAGAGCAAAAAGACTTGCAGCTTTAGAAAATAAAGATGAAATGCAATCACTTGATTTAAGTAGCCAAAATGCACTTCTTACAATACTAAATCAAAGTAGAATAACATCATCAAATAAACTAGCAATTGATATTCAAAAATATATGCTACATGAGGCAAGAAAAAGCCATAAAGACACTGTTGATGGTGGAGTAAGAGAAGGTCCATTTTATGTTCTTGTTGGTGCACAAATGCCTTCAGTATTAGTTGAAATTGGATATATTACTCATCCAATAGAGGGCAAAAGAATATTTGAAACAAACTACCAAAAGCAATTAGCCAAAGGGATTGCAAATGGTATTGACTCATATTTTTTAAATAATCCATAA
- a CDS encoding nitronate monooxygenase, with amino-acid sequence MKSFKIGKYTIAKPIIQGGMGVGISWDKLAGSVSAEGGLGVISAVGTGYYENLKYAHKLASNRPVDTANFYSKEAFKAIVDNARKICGDKPLAANILYAINDYARVVRDACEAGIDIIITGAGLPTNMPEFTKDYPNVALIPIVSSAKALKIICKRWARYDKVPDAVIVEGPLSGGHQGFSYEECLKEENQLENIVPPIIEEAKNWGDIPVIAAGGIWDKKDIDKFLDMGCAGVQMGTRFIGTFECDAHDNLKQVLLNAKAEDIQLMKSPVGYPARGVVTNLQHAIENGTAPKVACISNCVFPCKHGEEAKAVGFCIADRLSDAYLGNVETGLFFTGSNGYKLDKIISVKELMDILVNGE; translated from the coding sequence TTGAAAAGTTTTAAAATAGGAAAATATACAATAGCAAAGCCAATTATCCAAGGTGGTATGGGTGTTGGTATAAGCTGGGACAAACTAGCTGGTAGTGTATCAGCTGAAGGTGGATTAGGAGTAATAAGTGCAGTAGGCACTGGATATTATGAGAACTTAAAATACGCACATAAACTTGCAAGTAATAGACCAGTTGATACTGCAAACTTTTACTCAAAAGAGGCTTTTAAAGCAATTGTTGATAATGCAAGAAAAATATGTGGTGACAAACCATTAGCCGCAAATATACTTTATGCAATAAATGACTATGCAAGAGTTGTTCGTGATGCTTGTGAAGCTGGTATAGATATTATTATCACAGGTGCAGGACTTCCTACAAATATGCCAGAATTTACAAAAGATTATCCAAATGTTGCATTAATTCCTATAGTATCATCTGCAAAGGCACTTAAAATAATCTGCAAAAGATGGGCAAGATACGATAAAGTTCCTGATGCTGTTATTGTAGAAGGACCTCTTAGTGGTGGACATCAAGGTTTTAGTTATGAAGAGTGTTTAAAAGAGGAAAATCAACTTGAAAACATTGTTCCACCAATAATTGAAGAAGCAAAAAATTGGGGAGATATTCCAGTCATTGCTGCTGGTGGAATTTGGGACAAAAAAGATATAGATAAATTTTTGGATATGGGATGTGCTGGTGTTCAAATGGGTACAAGATTTATAGGTACATTTGAATGTGATGCACATGATAATCTAAAACAAGTATTACTAAATGCAAAAGCTGAGGATATTCAACTTATGAAATCTCCTGTTGGTTATCCTGCAAGAGGAGTAGTAACAAATTTACAACACGCAATAGAAAATGGCACAGCACCAAAGGTTGCTTGTATTAGTAATTGTGTTTTTCCATGTAAACATGGAGAAGAGGCAAAAGCAGTAGGTTTTTGTATTGCGGATAGACTTAGTGATGCTTATCTAGGAAATGTTGAAACTGGGCTCTTTTTTACGGGTTCAAACGGTTATAAACTAGACAAAATTATTTCAGTAAAAGAGCTTATGGATATTTTAGTAAATGGAGAATAA
- the tyrS gene encoding tyrosine--tRNA ligase, with protein sequence MEEKIKIALDEISRGSAEIIDMEAITKLITKFYTTGERFEVKAGFDPTAPDLHLGHTVLLQKLATFQKFGGSVQFLIGDFTATIGDPTGKSETRKVLTKEQVLENAQSYKDQVFKILNPDYTKVVFNSSWLDELGAGGLIALSRNFTVARMIERDDFTKRYKSNTPIAISEFLYPLLQGYDSVHLKSDVELGGTDQKFNLLMGRTLQKAYDIGKEQAVLMMPILEGLDGVQKMSKSLGNYIGVTDAPNDMFGKVLSISDELMWRYYELLSAKSLNEIKELKLNVENGTIHPKAAKDNLAIEIVDRFHGIGEGVKAKEEFIKIFSNKDIPTDIPEFNFEDGVWICQALVDSQLVNSTSQARRDIGSGGVKINQDKLTDYKLNLTKGEYIIQKGKKSFAKFIIG encoded by the coding sequence ATGGAAGAGAAAATTAAAATTGCACTTGATGAGATAAGTAGAGGGAGTGCTGAGATTATTGATATGGAAGCTATTACGAAGCTTATTACTAAGTTTTATACTACAGGAGAGAGATTTGAGGTAAAGGCTGGGTTTGATCCAACTGCACCTGATTTACATCTTGGACATACTGTATTACTTCAAAAACTAGCAACTTTTCAAAAATTTGGTGGAAGCGTACAGTTTTTAATAGGCGATTTTACAGCTACTATTGGTGATCCTACTGGAAAAAGTGAAACTAGAAAAGTCCTTACAAAAGAGCAAGTACTAGAAAATGCTCAAAGCTATAAAGATCAGGTATTTAAAATATTAAATCCTGATTATACAAAAGTAGTTTTTAATAGCTCTTGGCTTGATGAGCTAGGTGCTGGTGGACTTATAGCACTTTCAAGAAACTTTACAGTTGCAAGAATGATAGAAAGGGATGATTTTACAAAAAGGTACAAATCAAATACACCTATAGCAATAAGTGAGTTTTTATATCCCCTACTTCAAGGATATGATAGTGTTCATTTAAAGTCAGATGTGGAACTTGGTGGAACTGATCAAAAATTCAATCTTTTAATGGGAAGAACGCTACAAAAAGCATATGATATTGGAAAAGAACAAGCAGTTCTTATGATGCCAATCCTTGAAGGTCTTGATGGTGTACAAAAAATGTCAAAATCTCTAGGTAACTATATAGGAGTAACTGATGCGCCAAATGATATGTTTGGTAAAGTTTTATCAATTAGTGATGAATTAATGTGGAGATATTACGAACTTTTATCGGCAAAATCACTAAATGAGATAAAAGAATTAAAATTAAATGTAGAAAATGGTACAATACACCCTAAAGCAGCAAAAGACAATCTAGCAATAGAAATAGTTGATAGATTTCACGGCATTGGTGAGGGAGTAAAGGCCAAAGAAGAGTTTATAAAAATCTTTTCAAATAAAGATATCCCTACTGATATACCTGAGTTTAATTTTGAAGATGGTGTATGGATTTGTCAAGCTCTAGTTGATAGCCAACTTGTAAATTCAACATCTCAAGCAAGAAGAGATATAGGTTCTGGTGGAGTTAAAATCAACCAAGATAAACTAACTGATTATAAATTAAACCTAACAAAAGGTGAGTATATCATACAAAAAGGTAAAAAAAGTTTTGCCAAATTTATAATAGGATAA